In Zingiber officinale cultivar Zhangliang chromosome 6A, Zo_v1.1, whole genome shotgun sequence, a single genomic region encodes these proteins:
- the LOC121995059 gene encoding uncharacterized protein LOC121995059, with protein sequence MKEQLRDQRSLPQPAILTFQLRKLITFCLLLALAFSMGFITSFYVRDTTITNLLQTAHVANLSSSLPVPVQTSVMPGRTATLMHEMNDEELLWRASMVPRIQRNSTKPAPKVAFLFLTREELPLAPLWEMFFKGNQGLFSIYVHSHPDSNWSLPSYSVFYGRRIPSKVSSMLRFVGRDCTDRDRKQGWQS encoded by the coding sequence ATGAAGGAGCAGCTCCGCGACCAAAGGTCACTCCCACAACCCGCCATCCTCACCTTCCAACTCCGCAAACTCATCACGTTCTGCCTTCTGCTTGCCTTAGCCTTCTCCATGGGCTTCATTACCAGTTTCTATGTCAGGGATACTACTATCACTAATCTTCTCCAAACTGCTCACGTAGCCAATCTGTCTTCGTCTTTGCCAGTACCAGTACAAACTTCTGTCATGCCGGGGAGGACGGCCACACTCATGCACGAGATGAACGACGAAGAGCTGCTTTGGAGGGCGTCCATGGTGCCGAGGATCCAAAGGAATTCAACAAAGCCAGCGCCTAAGGTTGCTTTCTTGTTCTTGACGAGGGAAGAGCTCCCACTCGCCCCACTGTGGGAGATGTTCTTCAAGGGGAACCAAGGGCTGTTCTCCATCTACGTGCATTCCCATCCGGATTCCAATTGGTCTCTGCCGAGTTATTCCGTTTTCTACGGAAGAAGAATTCCCAGCAAGGTCAGTTCCATGCTCCGATTTGTCGGCAGAGATTGCACTGACAGAGATAGAAAACAGGGGTGGCAGAGTTAA
- the LOC121995061 gene encoding glycosyltransferase BC10-like — protein sequence LPLQEVTWGSINVMEAERRLLANALLDFSNQRFVLLSETCVPLFDFATVYAYLINSSLTFIDAYDDAGVSVRGRYRLPMPRIQLQQWRKGSQWFAMDRSLALDVVSDEDYFPLFQKYCRPLCTADEHYVQTLVSVRNYWSRNANRTLTWTDWSRGGVHPAKFGRDQINVELLQRMRNGSSCSYNGMNTSVCFLFARKFLPNTVSSLVRLAPKLMGFG from the coding sequence TTGCCGTTGCAGGAGGTGACATGGGGCTCGATCAATGTGATGGAAGCGGAGCGGCGGCTGTTGGCTAACGCGCTGCTCGACTTCTCCAACCAACGCTTCGTACTCCTCTCCGAAACATGCGTTCCCCTTTTCGACTTCGCCACTGTCTACGCCTATCTCATCAACTCCTCCCTCACCTTCATCGATGCCTACGACGACGCCGGCGTCAGCGTCCGAGGACGGTACCGGCTCCCCATGCCGCGCATCCAGCTCCAGCAATGGCGCAAAGGGTCGCAGTGGTTCGCGATGGACCGCAGTTTGGCCCTCGATGTAGTCTCCGACGAAGACTACTTTCCCCTGTTTCAGAAGTATTGTAGGCCGCTGTGCACCGCCGACGAGCACTACGTTCAAACGCTGGTGAGCGTGAGGAACTACTGGAGCAGGAACGCGAACAGGACCTTAACTTGGACGGACTGGTCCCGGGGCGGGGTGCACCCGGCAAAATTTGGCCGGGACCAGATCAACGTGGAGCTGCTTCAGAGGATGAGAAACGGGAGCAGTTGCAGCTACAACGGCATGAACACGAGTGTTTGCTTCCTGTTCGCCAGGAAATTCTTACCGAATACCGTAAGCAGTCTGGTGAGATTAGCTCCAAAGCTGATGGGGTTTGGTTAA
- the LOC121994202 gene encoding glycosyltransferase BC10-like: MKEQLRDQRSRPAPSILPSQLLNLITFCLLLALAFSMGFITSFYVRNTTIIHPLQTAHVAPRNLSSSLPLPVKAHVMLRRTGTLMHEMNDEELLWRASIVPRIQRNSTKQAPKVAFLFLTREELPLAPLWEMFFKGNQELFSIYVHSHPDSNWSLPRDSVFYGRRIPSQAVTWGTIRMMEAERRLLANALLDFSNQRFVLLSETCVPLFDFATVYSYLINSSRIFIESYDDAGPSGRGRYRRPMKPRIKLQQWRKGSQWFAMDRSLAVDLISDEDYFPLFQRYCRPLCFADEHYVQTLVSVRNYWSRNANRSLTWVDWSRRGMHPAKFGRSQINVELLQRMRNGSSCSYNGESTRVCFLFARKFLPNTVSRLVRLAPKLMGFG; encoded by the exons ATGAAGGAGCAGCTCCGCGACCAAAGGTCACGCCCAGCACCCTCCATCCTCCCTTCCCAACTCCTCAACCTCATCACATTCTGCCTTCTGCTCGCCTTAGCCTTCTCCATGGGCTTCATCACCAGTTTCTATGTCAGGAATACTACCATTATTCATCCTCTCCAAACCGCTCACGTAGCCCCTCGAAATCTGTCGTCGTCGCTGCCATTACCAGTGAAAGCTCATGTCATGCTGAGGAGGACGGGCACACTCATGCACGAGATGAACGACGAAGAGCTGCTTTGGAGGGCTTCCATTGTGCCAAGGATCCAAAGGAATTCAACGAAGCAAGCGCCTAAGGTTGCTTTCTTGTTCTTGACGAGGGAAGAGCTCCCACTCGCCCCGCTGTGGGAGATGTTCTTCAAGGGGAACCAGGAGTTGTTCTCCATCTACGTGCATTCCCATCCGGATTCCAATTGGTCTCTGCCGAGGGATTCCGTTTTCTACGGAAGAAGAATACCCAGCCAG GCGGTGACATGGGGCACGATCAGGATGATGGAAGCGGAGCGGCGGCTGTTGGCTAACGCGCTGCTCGACTTCTCCAACCAACGCTTCGTCCTCCTCTCCGAAACATGCGTTCCCCTCTTCGACTTCGCCACTGTCTACTCCTACCTCATCAACTCCTCCCGCATCTTCATCGAATCCTACGACGACGCCGGCCCCAGCGGCCGAGGCCGGTACCGGCGCCCCATGAAGCCGCGCATCAAGCTCCAGCAATGGCGCAAAGGGTCGCAGTGGTTCGCGATGGATCGCAGTTTGGCCGTCGATTTAATATCCGACGAAGACTACTTCCCCCTGTTTCAGAGGTATTGCAGGCCGCTGTGCTTCGCCGACGAGCACTACGTGCAGACGCTGGTGAGCGTGAGGAACTACTGGAGCAGGAACGCGAACAGAAGCTTAACTTGGGTGGACTGGTCCAGGCGCGGGATGCACCCGGCAAAATTTGGCCGGAGCCAGATCAACGTGGAACTTCTTCAGAGGATGAGAAACGGGAGCAGTTGCAGCTACAACGGCGAGAGCACGAGGGTTTGCTTCCTGTTCGCTAGGAAATTCTTACCGAATACCGTAAGCAGGCTGGTGAGATTAGCTCCAAAGCTGATGGGGTTTGGTTAG